A region of Streptomyces sp. TG1A-60 DNA encodes the following proteins:
- a CDS encoding cobalamin biosynthesis protein: MRADRVFAYGAAAGLLGDLLLGDPRRGHPVAAFGRAAGAVERVLWRDHRGWGALHTAVCAGGAVALGAVAASSARPSRAASVALNAAATWAVVGGTSLGREARTVGRCLESGDLAGARTRLPHLCGRDPQALDADGIARAVVESVAENTSDAVVGALVWGAVAGVPGLLGFRAVNTLDAMVGHRSPRYRRYGWAAARLDDVAGWPGARLTAVLAALAGGNVRGAVRAWREDAGKHPSPNAGPVEASFAGALGVRLGGTLSYGGRVEHRPVLNGEGRAVVVGDIERAVRLSRRVSWLAWGASAGAALLRGRISRRPALSAVPALPDPRPRSGKGGS; encoded by the coding sequence ATGCGTGCCGATCGCGTCTTCGCGTACGGCGCCGCCGCCGGACTCCTCGGTGACCTGCTCCTGGGCGATCCGCGCCGGGGCCATCCGGTCGCCGCGTTCGGGCGGGCGGCCGGTGCCGTGGAGCGGGTGCTGTGGCGGGACCACCGGGGGTGGGGCGCGCTGCACACCGCCGTGTGCGCCGGTGGCGCCGTGGCGCTCGGAGCCGTTGCCGCGTCCTCCGCGCGGCCGTCGCGTGCCGCTTCCGTCGCGTTGAACGCCGCCGCCACCTGGGCCGTCGTCGGGGGGACTTCGCTCGGGCGGGAGGCCCGGACCGTTGGGCGGTGTCTGGAGTCCGGGGATCTCGCGGGTGCCCGGACGCGGTTGCCGCACCTGTGCGGTCGGGATCCACAGGCGCTCGACGCGGACGGGATCGCGCGGGCCGTGGTGGAGTCCGTCGCCGAGAACACGTCCGACGCGGTGGTGGGGGCCCTCGTGTGGGGCGCCGTCGCGGGGGTTCCGGGCCTGCTGGGTTTCCGGGCCGTCAACACGCTCGATGCCATGGTCGGGCACAGGTCGCCGCGTTATCGACGGTACGGCTGGGCTGCGGCGCGACTGGACGACGTGGCGGGGTGGCCGGGGGCTCGGCTCACAGCGGTGCTGGCCGCGCTCGCCGGTGGGAACGTCCGGGGGGCCGTACGGGCCTGGCGGGAGGATGCGGGGAAGCATCCGAGTCCCAACGCCGGGCCGGTGGAGGCGTCGTTCGCGGGGGCGCTCGGAGTGCGGCTGGGGGGCACGTTGTCGTACGGGGGGCGGGTCGAGCATCGGCCTGTGCTGAACGGGGAGGGGCGGGCCGTCGTCGTGGGGGACATCGAGCGGGCTGTTCGGTTGTCCCGGCGGGTGAGTTGGCTGGCGTGGGGGGCCAGTGCGGGTGCGGCGCTGCTGCGGGGCAGGATCTCGAGGCGCCCGGCGCTGTCGGCTGTGCCCGCCCTCCCCGACCCTCGGCCTCGCTC
- a CDS encoding inorganic phosphate transporter yields the protein MENFSLILAIVVVTALAFDFTNGFHDTANAMATTISTGAMKPKAAVAMSAVLNLVGAFLSIEVANTISKGLVDESGIQPEVIFAALVGAILWNLLTWLVGLPSSSSHALMGGLIGATIASAGLGAVHGDVLVTKVLIPAVAAPLVAGVAAMVATRMTYRLGQHTSEKASGKGYRAGQIASAGLVSLAHGTNDAQKTMGIITLALVAGGALAPDSDPPVWVIVSAGVAIALGTYLGGWRIIRTMGKGLTDLQPQQGFAAQTSAATVILASSHLGFSLSTTHSVSGAVMGAGLGRKGGVVRWSTATRMFVAWGLTLPAAALVAALAEWVTSFGGWGTAVVAVFLVASSAAIWVISRREVVDHTNVNDIEESPGVVTTAMAAVTPPPAGTVEDLTATIPAPATAAEAEEAPANPSTPTPAV from the coding sequence ATGGAAAACTTCTCGCTGATCCTCGCGATCGTGGTCGTGACCGCGCTCGCGTTCGATTTTACGAACGGTTTCCACGACACCGCCAACGCGATGGCCACCACCATCTCGACCGGCGCCATGAAGCCCAAAGCCGCGGTGGCCATGTCCGCCGTGCTCAACCTTGTCGGCGCGTTCCTGTCCATCGAGGTCGCCAACACCATCTCCAAGGGACTCGTCGACGAGTCCGGCATCCAGCCAGAGGTCATCTTCGCGGCGCTCGTCGGCGCCATCCTCTGGAACCTGCTGACCTGGCTCGTCGGGCTCCCCTCCAGTTCCTCGCACGCCCTGATGGGCGGCCTCATCGGCGCCACCATCGCCTCGGCCGGCCTCGGCGCGGTGCACGGCGACGTGCTCGTCACCAAGGTGCTGATCCCGGCCGTCGCGGCCCCGCTGGTCGCCGGCGTCGCGGCGATGGTCGCCACGCGGATGACGTACCGGCTCGGGCAGCACACGAGCGAGAAGGCGTCCGGCAAGGGTTACCGCGCCGGCCAGATCGCCTCCGCGGGCCTGGTCTCACTGGCCCACGGCACGAACGACGCCCAGAAGACGATGGGCATCATCACCCTGGCCCTGGTCGCCGGCGGCGCCCTCGCGCCCGACTCCGACCCGCCGGTGTGGGTCATCGTCTCCGCCGGTGTCGCCATCGCGCTCGGCACCTACCTGGGCGGCTGGCGCATCATCCGCACGATGGGCAAGGGCCTGACCGACCTCCAGCCGCAGCAGGGCTTCGCCGCCCAGACCAGCGCGGCCACGGTCATCCTGGCCTCCTCGCACCTCGGCTTCTCCCTCTCCACCACGCACTCGGTCTCCGGTGCCGTGATGGGCGCGGGCCTCGGCCGCAAGGGCGGCGTGGTCCGCTGGTCCACCGCGACCCGGATGTTCGTCGCGTGGGGCCTGACCCTGCCGGCCGCCGCGCTGGTCGCCGCGCTCGCGGAGTGGGTGACGTCCTTCGGCGGCTGGGGCACGGCCGTCGTCGCGGTCTTCCTCGTCGCCTCCAGCGCCGCGATCTGGGTGATCTCCCGCCGCGAGGTGGTCGACCACACCAACGTCAACGACATCGAGGAGTCGCCCGGTGTGGTGACCACGGCGATGGCCGCCGTGACGCCGCCGCCGGCCGGCACCGTGGAGGACCTCACGGCGACCATCCCGGCCCCCGCGACCGCCGCCGAGGCCGAAGAAGCCCCGGCGAACCCGTCCACGCCGACACCCGCCGTCTGA
- a CDS encoding class II aldolase/adducin family protein, translating into MAEQRWNARDGRGAGEGARGSRDARRRDVPDDVARAWDELVATARRTVADGLVVGTSGNVSVRVGDTVLVTPTGVPYDRLTPDDVTGVDLSGRQVLGTLRPTSELPVHLAIHTTTDARAVVHTHAVHATAVSTLVRELPLIHYMSAALGGPVRVAPYATYGTPELAENMLHALTERTACLLQNHGTITYGTTLTEAYDRTAQLEWMCRVWLTASSVPGLSPTLLTHDQLTEVGERLRGYGQPG; encoded by the coding sequence ATGGCTGAGCAGCGATGGAACGCCCGGGACGGGCGGGGCGCGGGTGAGGGTGCACGGGGTTCACGAGACGCACGGCGGCGGGATGTGCCGGACGACGTGGCCCGCGCGTGGGACGAGCTCGTCGCGACCGCCCGCCGGACGGTGGCCGACGGCCTGGTCGTCGGCACCTCCGGCAACGTGTCGGTACGCGTCGGGGACACGGTCCTGGTCACGCCGACGGGCGTGCCGTACGACCGCCTGACCCCCGACGACGTGACGGGCGTCGACCTCTCCGGCCGCCAGGTCCTCGGCACCCTCCGCCCGACGAGCGAACTCCCCGTGCACCTGGCGATCCACACCACCACCGACGCCCGTGCCGTCGTCCACACCCACGCCGTCCACGCGACGGCCGTCTCCACCCTCGTGCGCGAGCTGCCGCTGATCCACTACATGTCCGCCGCCCTCGGCGGCCCCGTCCGAGTCGCCCCGTACGCGACCTACGGGACCCCGGAGTTGGCCGAGAACATGCTCCACGCGTTGACGGAGCGCACCGCCTGTCTCCTCCAGAACCACGGCACGATCACCTACGGAACCACCCTCACCGAGGCCTACGACCGCACGGCCCAGCTGGAGTGGATGTGCCGAGTCTGGCTGACGGCCTCCTCGGTCCCGGGCCTCTCGCCGACGCTGCTCACGCACGACCAGCTGACGGAGGTGGGGGAGCGGCTTCGGGGGTACGGGCAGCCGGGGTAG
- a CDS encoding alpha/beta fold hydrolase produces MRGAGAGAGVVAAAFGAVFVAGAASVAVGRLASDAALKAPPGGPLPTEPRLTVHSTAAGRITLTRAFAAQRPGMYGLAGHGSHAVVGSVLSGAPHAPDTVVRRLERVTHGTLEPGDKVWFTPHTHLGDPRTALGLDHVDVDVPGELGTLPAWFVPADRGTWVIAVHGLGATRELSMNVMEFLHRHHFPVLALAYRGDTGAPRSPDGLNHLGETEWRDVDAAIRYAVRFGAERVVLLGWSTGATMALRAATHSALRDRVAGLVLDSPVLDWAATLRALAAARRTPGPLLPLAVRAAQGRTGLRTAPADRAAVPPEVTIPALLFHGPDDVVAPWGPSRRLAARHPDRVTLRTVRHAPHGAMWNAGPEAYEEALRRFLTPLT; encoded by the coding sequence GTGCGTGGAGCAGGAGCAGGTGCGGGAGTAGTAGCCGCGGCCTTCGGGGCCGTGTTCGTGGCCGGCGCGGCCAGTGTCGCCGTGGGCCGGCTGGCCAGTGATGCCGCGTTGAAGGCACCACCGGGCGGACCGCTGCCCACGGAACCCCGGCTGACCGTGCACTCCACCGCCGCGGGCCGCATCACGTTGACCAGGGCCTTCGCCGCCCAGCGCCCCGGCATGTACGGCCTCGCCGGCCACGGCTCCCACGCGGTCGTCGGCAGCGTCCTGAGCGGCGCCCCGCACGCCCCCGACACCGTCGTGCGCCGCCTGGAGCGCGTCACCCACGGCACCCTGGAACCCGGCGACAAGGTGTGGTTCACCCCCCACACCCACCTCGGCGACCCCCGCACCGCGCTCGGCCTCGACCACGTCGACGTCGACGTCCCCGGGGAACTCGGCACGCTGCCCGCGTGGTTCGTGCCCGCGGACCGGGGCACCTGGGTGATCGCCGTGCACGGGCTGGGCGCCACCCGCGAACTCTCCATGAACGTCATGGAGTTCCTGCACCGCCACCACTTCCCGGTGCTCGCCCTGGCCTACCGGGGCGACACGGGCGCACCCCGCTCCCCGGACGGCCTGAACCACCTCGGCGAGACCGAGTGGCGCGACGTGGACGCGGCCATCCGGTACGCCGTGCGGTTCGGTGCCGAGAGGGTCGTCCTGCTCGGCTGGTCCACCGGCGCCACCATGGCCCTGCGCGCGGCCACGCACTCAGCGCTGCGCGACCGTGTCGCCGGACTCGTCCTGGACTCACCCGTCCTCGACTGGGCGGCCACCCTGCGGGCCCTCGCCGCCGCCCGCCGCACCCCCGGCCCCCTGCTGCCCCTCGCGGTCCGCGCCGCCCAGGGCCGCACAGGACTGCGCACCGCCCCCGCCGACCGGGCAGCCGTCCCACCGGAGGTCACCATCCCGGCCCTGCTCTTCCACGGCCCCGACGACGTCGTCGCCCCCTGGGGCCCCTCCCGCCGCCTCGCGGCCCGCCACCCCGACCGGGTCACCCTCCGCACCGTCCGTCACGC